In the genome of Triticum urartu cultivar G1812 chromosome 5, Tu2.1, whole genome shotgun sequence, one region contains:
- the LOC125507236 gene encoding uncharacterized protein LOC125507236 → MKNLVRWLFSTTHFTTFYFFLCIKFPLIYNLILLSIFIFLFLCRFIFCLIPIFNLFSSCFVGSSFLITLPPEIQDPQALAHLAGLNFYLSLYEQDPGWVTFIQNELNHNTPLEDIPGRLKLFLMEEKLSSMRQDVIQEFVALYQRVGPYLSIEPYLVDEALCSYLDHIHATDSFTVLQASYQDLRENEGGSVFFRNVVSHNRDLLEAESSARRCLEVEQRIRWEEIPKSKAILKRAEHEHALDLFKSEDLRRELEKKSGVAQ, encoded by the coding sequence ATGAAAAATCTGGTTCGATGGCTCTTCTCCACTACCCACTTTACTACTTTCTATTTTTTCTTATGTATTAAGTTTCCCTTAATATATAATTTGATATTACTTTCgatttttatatttttattccTTTGTCGTTTTATATTCTGCCTAATACCAATTTTCAATCTTTTTAGTTCGTGCTTCGTCGGCTCCTCCTTTCTGATCACTCTCCCGCCAGAGATTCAAGACCCCCAGGCTCTAGCTCATTTAGCAGGGCTAAACTTCTATCTGAGTCTTTACGAGCAGGATCCGGGATGGGTTACATTCATTCAGAACGAGCTTAATCATAATACCCCCCTGGAAGACATACCTGGGCGGCTTAAGCTCTTCCTAATGGAAGAAAAGCTCTCTTCTATGCGACAAGATGTCATTCAGGAATTTGTGGCGCTTTATCAAAGAGTAGGGCCTTATCTATCGATCGAGCCCTACTTGGTCGATGAAGCGCTTTGTTCCTATCTGGACCATATTCACGCAACTGATTCTTTCACTGTTCTCCAAGCGTCTTATCAAGATCTGCGGGAGAATGAGGGAGGATCCGTTTTCTTTCGAAATGTTGTTTCCCACAACCGGGATCTCCTTGAGGCGGAAAGCTCTGCAAGGAGGTGCCTGGAAGTGGAACAGAGGATCCGGTGGGAAGAAATCCCCAAGAGCAAGGCAATTCTCAAAAGAGCTGAGCACGAGCATGCTCTCGACTTGTTTAAGTCGGAGGATCTTAGAAGGGAATTAGAAAAAAAGAGCGGGGTAGCTCAGTAA